A genomic window from Gambusia affinis linkage group LG16, SWU_Gaff_1.0, whole genome shotgun sequence includes:
- the itpka gene encoding inositol-trisphosphate 3-kinase A translates to MPKECRRKSSKDFGFSGTGISDGGRVERRTAGRSPQICAEQIQKAAIVAVPPAAPALMDAPLVPQVTITSDAGGTSREIQEEDLDGAVDGTLRRKLSNSSISSTGSSAVESEDDLLSDSETQSKGLVTLEHLVCAESKAWKKLKTYIRWPLQASQKKKVNWVQLAGHKGNFKAAEEGTILKKLSENEKKCFEDLQNDVLVHFVPHYQGIVENDGEFFVQMTDLLAGFDHPNVMDCKMGVRTYLEEELVRARERPKLREDLYKKMMEVDSEGPTPQEHFQRGITKPCYMQWRDSMSSTNTLGFRIEGIKKYDGTCRTDFKKTRSKQDIIKLFKEFVEEDVSIIKSYLERLRAIRDALQISVFFKKHEVIGSSLLFIHVCGRADVWMIDFGKTSALPEGQTLRHDVPWQEGNREDGYLWGLENLILTLEAAGNEGSGEETKNNSLTTNMDF, encoded by the exons ATGCCTAAAGAGTGCCGGAGAAAGTCCTCCAAGGACTTCGGGTTTTCTGGGACTGGGATAAGCGATGGAGGCCGTGTAGAGAGAAGGACGGCCGGGAGATCTCCACAGATCTGCGCGGAGCAGATCCAGAAAGCCGCAATCGTCGCCGTGCCGCCCGCCGCGCCGGCGCTCATGGATGCGCCCTTGGTGCCGCAGGTCACCATCACTTCGGACGCAGGCGGCACCTCCAGGGAGATCCAGGAGGAAGACCTGGATGGGGCCGTGGACGGAACCCTGCGTAGGAAGCTGTCCAACTCGTCCATCTCCTCCACCGGATCCTCCGCGGTGGAGTCTGAGGATGATCTGCTGAGCGACTCCGAGACTCAGAGCAAAGGCCTCGTCACTCTGGAGCACCTGGTTTGCGCAGAG AGTAAAGCTTGGAAGAAGCTGAAGACGTACATCCGCTGGCCCTTGCAAGCTTCCCAAAAGAAGAAAGTAAACTGGGTCCAGCTAGCTGGTCATAAGG GAAACTTCAAAGCTGCAGAAGAGGGCACCATTCTGAAAAAGCTATCAGAGAATGAGAAGAAGTGTTTTGAGGATCTGCAAAACGACGTGCTGGTCCATTTTGTGCCGCACTACCAAGGAATTGTGGAAAACGACGGAGAGTTCTTCGTGCAGATGACCGACCTGCTGGCTGGCTTCGACCACCCAAACGTGATGGACTGCAAAATGGGAGTGAG GACATACCTGGAGGAGGAGCTCGTCCGGGCGAGAGAGCGGCCCAAGCTTCGGGAGGACCTGTACAAGAAGATGATGGAGGTGGACAGCGAAGGCCCAACTCCTCAGGAGCATTTCCAGCGCGGCATCACCAAACCTTGCTACATGCAGTGGAGGGACAGCATGAGCTCCACCAACACGCTGGGCTTCAGGATAGAAGGCATCAAG AAATACGACGGCACGTGTCGAACCGACTTCAAGAAAACCAGATCGAAGCAGGACATCATCAAACTGTTCAAGGAATTTGTCGAAGAGGACGTCAGCATCATT AAGTCTTACCTGGAGAGGCTGAGGGCGATCCGGGACGCGCTGCAAATATCTGTCTTCTTCAAGAAACACGAG gtcATCGGCAGCTCTCTCCTCTTCATCCATGTCTGCGGCCGTGCCGATGTCTGGATGATTGACTTTGGGAAAACTTCAGCTCTGCCTGAAGGTCAGACTTTACGGCACGACGTTCCCTGGCAGGAAGGCAACCGAGAGGACGGATACCTGTGGGGTTTGGAAAACCTCATCCTCACGCTGGAGGCTGCTGGCAACGAAGGGAGCGgagaagaaaccaaaaacaacagcCTAACTACAAACATGGACTTTTAA